The Pan paniscus chromosome 2, NHGRI_mPanPan1-v2.0_pri, whole genome shotgun sequence genome contains the following window.
CCAAGTCATCCGTCAGGGTCCACCCAAATATCCACACCCTCTGGTAGCCTGCCCAGCCCCAGAGGTTCCCCTGAACTCCCTTCCCCTAttagagcctacagaggcagtgCTGCCCAGCAGACATCTCGGCTGGGAGTCAAACAGAGCAAGGCTATTTTGGTCCCTCTCTCCACTCTATGTGACCCTGAAATGTGCCCTGGCCTTAGGAAACATTCAGCTACATCAGAGAACGTGAGTATGCATGTGGTTTGTATAACACAGGCAAGACATGGTTTTTAGATACGTTCAGAATAGATAGTTACAGAGAACAGGTATGTTACATGTGGGAAGGAAGAGACACAAGGGCCAAGAGATACTTAATATGCATGAGGCTCCTGGGCACTAAATGTTCAATTCACAATGTGCCTTTATACAAGAGACACCTAAACATGCAGAACCATGGGGCCTTCGTTCACTACCATTCCTGGTGCCCATTCTGGTCCCATGCGTCCTCTGCCCAAGAAACACGTAGAACCCATGACAGTGCGACAGCTGCTTCTTGGCAACTCCACCATGATCAGGCACACTTGTCCCATGTCTGTCCCGTTGAGCCGGTGTGTGTCATAAGCCCTTCAGCTGTGAGCACTCTTGCCCAGGTCTGGTCCTCGTGGTCACACCTGAGGGGGTGAGGTTGActagcagagaaagaagagaacaggTGATTGTTGACAGCACAGGAATCAGGTCATACGGCCCTCCCATCTCCTTCCCTCAGCTTCTTGCTGTGTTTTACGAATGGATTTTATAAACCTGTGATTCGAGCATCCTCAGTTGCTTCTCGAGCCTTTCCGCTCCATGAACTCTGGGACAGCTTGCCTGGTACTGCAACTGGAGGACATCATTGCATCCAGAGAGCTTCCCACATGACAGTCTGTGAGCAAGGGACTTCGCCTCCCTGGATGGtggttttcttttatgtaaaagaTGTGATCGTAGTCTCTATTTCTCAAGGGTGCTGTGAGAAACACACAGAATAAGGCCACGTGAAAGTGTGTGGCAGGTAGCGGATGCTCAGTAACGTGAAGCCTGCCCTTCCCGtagcctttctcttcctccactgGGTCTAGACTTCACATTGTCCCATGGTTCAAGATCCTTGGTTCATCCCGAGTCTTATCATCATCCCAGAAGCTTGGATGGAGCTCCTGGGGAAATCCAGCTTCACGGTCCCACACTGATCACTTCCCCTGGGCATGGCCTGGTAAATGCAGCTCAGATCCGCTCCCCAGGCAAGTCAAGGAAGTTGCTGCCCAGAAACCAAGTGAGGACATTTACAAGaaccggcagcagcagcagcagcagaaactggatttgctttttcaccagaGGATCCAGATTTCCCTGTGGCCtggcaaacaaaaaagaaggaagacgGAGCAGCACAGTCATCCCTTTGTGAAAAAGGAATTCAGGTAACTGAGTGACTCAGCAAGCCTGGGTCTTGGGGAAATTACGAATACCTGGTTGAAGGGCAGTCCTCAGGCAGAGCCCCTGAGACCTGTTGAACTCTAGAGTGTGGGAGCAGAGGAGATTCATGGCCTGCCCAGGGGCAGTGTCCACAGGGGCAGAGTGCCCCCAGGACTCACCCTGGCTCAGTTAAGGACTCCCCTCAGAATCTGCAGAGGTGCAAGGCAGGGTGCAGCTCTGCCTGGACTGAGCTGGAAATGCAGCCATGTGGCTGAAGTGGCCACTTCCTGCTTTCTGTAAAGCAGCCACGCGGACCTGTGAACAGGTAAGACCCTTACTCTTGATTACTGAAGAACTAGAACCCAGGCTCCTTTGACCTTCTCTCCAAAAACCCAGATGACACGAGGACCCTCTCCCAGCTGAAGGGGCAGATTCATGCTTTAGAGTGTGGGGAGTCAGCGTGGGGGCACGTGAGTGTTTAGCTTAGGTGTGGGCCTCACAAAAGAGTCAAAACAAGTCAGCCAGGACTCCAGCAGCCTTCATTGTGTGAGAGATGCCAGCACTGTGGCCACAGCCTGACAGCTGCGCAGGCCACATAATGTGTGGGGCCGAGTGGAAAacgtggggttttttttgttgttgttgttcaaaatCATGAGCTTCCAGGGGCGGCAGCAGAACTTTAAACTACTCTGGGGCCCTTCTGAGCACAGGACTTGGTATGACTGCACAGGGATACTtggcaggccaggtgcagggaCAGAGCGGTCTGCCCAGAGGCCAGCAGGTCCCCAGTCAGTGTCTGGCACCAGCTCCCTTCATGACCTGGGCTGGCTCAGTTCCACGGGACTCCCAAGGCTGGACGCTTCCCCGGAACATCATCCTCAGGGATTTCCCAACAGGAGCAGCCTCTGGCTTCAGATCTGTCCTTGTTTGACTCATAAATTATCACTCAGACTGAGAAAATTAACACTCGGTGATTCCTGAAAGGGTGCCCAGTGCAATAGATAATTTTCAAAGTGAGTTCATCGGGGGATTTAATAGCCAGGTAATGCCCATTAAAACAGCGACAAAcatggggagaaaaggaaaagttccGACTGGAAACTTATGCTGGCTTGACAGTTGTTCTCAGGGAGCAGAACAGAAGTGGGCATTTTCATTCTGGTTACACCATCAGCGATACCTCCACGGAGCCTCTCAGCTGGTTCCTCCTGGGTCTGGGCCACAGGCCTCCCAGTATTGCCGGTCTCGGAAGACATCTGTGGGCAGGTTCTGTAGAGGGAATCTGAGGCTGTGTGGGATGAGCTGCAGGACCCCATGTGGGGAAAGGCAGGAGGCAGCACCAGCTCCTTCACCAGGACCTGAGGGTACTGTGGCTCATCAGGGGCCATCGAGGACATGGAGACCCTGCACAGTGTTTGAGGAGTCCTGCTACATCCATTTATTCTGGTTTAGGTGGTTGAGGGGAGACTCAGTGAAGCCTTGGGGGTTCAGGGCTATGCTGCCAGCCTCTGGGACAGCAGCCCCAGTGTCCCCCGACCCAGGCCTTGCTCCTCCCTGCTGATGAACGGCCACTCTGCTCCTAGAGGCACACCTGTCCCGAAGACACCTGGTTCTCATGCTCTTCTCTGCAGCACCTGAATTGGGCATTCCTGGGTAAAGCAGTTTAAGTTACTTTCACTTTTATCCACCTTGTTTCCATTATTTCAACCATGCATGTCCCTTGTGTATGTAGGATAAAGGTGTCTAAGAATAAAGGTCCATGATTTaaagttttttcctcttctttccctgtcCTGACCACCTGATCATAAACTTGTAGAAATAAAGTGGATCTCATGTTGTGTATCTTTCGATGCATCTAGAGAGAtggttatattcatataaataaacgGGCACATCCAGCACATTATTTCTAGTTGTCGTCTGCTAATAAGTTTACATCTGGTAAATGCCAGTGTTTCATTAAATGGCTGCATTGCACATGAGTCAATCTGTGTGACAAAGAATATGGCAGGTTTTGTACAGCCTTTGTAAAGACATTCTTCAATGctgccttttaaaatagaaatgttaaatCCTGTAACTAATCAACCTATGCCTTGTTAGAGGGCTGACATTTTCAATAATTCCTTTACAAAGGGTAGTGAGATGCATCAGATCCCCCAGTGGCCCCCAAGTAGGGACAGTGACAGTCAGCAGTTCTTTACGGACCTCTGCTCCATGGCAGGTTCTCCGCTGGCCCTGGCTGCGGGCGGCCGTCATCTAACAAGATGCTTCGGTCCATGGGTGGAGGACAAAGGCCTATGGGCTTGGGGAGCGAGTTCTTTCGTCTCCTACATGACCTTCATCTGCTCGCGTTTCCCACGAAGTGCATCTGGGTTGGAAGGAGATGGTGGTTTCCCACGGAAGTCTGGTCCCTAAGTGACGCCTCTGCTGCCTACATCAGAATCTCCCAGGCTTGCTCCACAATGGTCCCGTCACGTGGTGCAGACTCAGGCGCGGTCTTGTGTGTGCAGAGGCAGGCTTGGTCTTGTGTGCTCTTGATCATGCACCTAGTCACATCTGTTCTACAGTGTTGCATTCTTCTAATTTCCATGCACATCTTTGCATAGGCGTGTTCCCATTGTTCCCATATCAATAAGTGGTGTGCAAGGTTTCAGAGTGCGCCAGTATTTCTTTAGTCGGTGTCATGCTGTTGGATATTCAGGTTTTTTAACCTAGTGTAAATAacattcacatttctaaaaaccaGAAGAGTGTTTGTGATTAAGATATCATCTTAGTGGATATTAAATTGCTGCAtctgatttcatttctctttcccaaaTAAAGAGTCAGTTGTGTGAGCTAGTCTCACTCTGAAACTGCACACTCCCATCCCAGAGGTAGAAAGCGAGATCTCCTGCCTGCATTTCACGGagcatgtgattatggaggtgtCCAGTCCCAGCAAACAGACCCTACATTCTTTTCCTTCAGTGACTCAGACGCAATATGTGGACAGTCCCAGACAGTATCGCTCCCTCACGATCATTAGCCTCCAGAGATTAAACATCACCTGATACACAGAACTGTGGGCTCCTCATTTGGCTAAGCATCAGGTGCAGCCAGGTTCTTACCTAGGTGCACTTGACAAGGTGCTGCCAGATGCCACCAGCGCAGACAGTCAGCGAGCCCACCTCATGAGAGGGCACATGAGAtccccaaatgagaaagaactcTAAGGAGCCAAAATCTGCCAAGATGGGTACATTAAAGCTTGCAACTTTGCATGTGAGTGCACCCTCAGACTCAGCCAGTTTATTCTCCTTTGCAGTCCGTTCTGAAAAGTCCAGCCAGATGACGGCTAAAGAGTagagaatggaaggtggaaggcggTTGCTGCTTGCAGAAGAGGCACGCTGGCAGCATTGGCAGGGAGGAAGAGACTGGAAACTGGGTAGCAGATCCGAGAAACCAAACTGCTCAGCAAATGAGGGCAGGTGGCATGGAGCTACTTCCCTGGGTCCAAGAGCCTAATTACGTTATTGTTCCATAAGTTCATGGCCTGCGGTcatcagggaaaataaaacactgactGGGGGTCGGTCTTTTCTGTTTAGAGGAGGTTCCCtgaaacctccccctcccgggttcaagcgattctcctgcctcagcctcccgagtaactggaactataggcgcccgctaccactcccggctaattttttatttatttattttttgtagagacggggtttcaccgtgttagccaggatggtctcgatctgctgacctcgcgatccgcccgcctcgacctcccaaagtgctgggattacaggcgtgagccaccgcgcccggcctcagctgGTTTTTCAAAAGCCATGGCGTGTAATTGTCAGAACAGTGAACTTCGGAGATTCACCGGAGGGGCGAGGCCACAGCTCGACCGCGAGCACCTGAGCATCCTGCACCGCCTGCGACGGCCGTCAGGGGGCGCGATGCCGCCTCACAGAACCTCAAGAGGCGCCCGGGTTCCGGCACAGACGCCCTGCGGCTCCAGGGGGCGGAGCCGAGCCGCCTCCTCAGGACCTACGCAGGAGACGCCTCCATCCCTACAGGGACACCTGAGAggacccagcctcctcctcctcaggacCCACTCGGGAGACGCCGCTGGCTCTATAGGAACACCTGGGGACCGTGGCCAGGGACGACCCAGCCTCCTTCTCCTCAGCTCCTCAGGAACGACTGGGGAAGCTGTGGCTTCATGGTCCCCGAGGCTGCCCGAGGAAAGGTGAGGAAAAAGCTTTCTGTCCCGGCTCAGCGTTGAGGAGGCCGCGCTGCCTCGCGCTCCACTTTCTcaagttgtatttattttattttacaaagtggCCCATCATTAAGTGGCTTTGTTATTCATTATTACAGCATACCtgagttgtttcattttttaatttttgaccaATTTGGGTTTGTTTGGGGTGGATCCgggacagagaagggagaaaccCTGAGGGCAACATGGAGAGCCCCAGGGAGACGCGCACCCCACGACTTGCTTTTATTTGCGCTCCAGTGGCTCGTTTTTCTTAGAGTGTTAAAgtacttgaaaaatattgaagagCAGATGTAGATGTGAGTTTTCACAACCGTATTTTAAGTGTAAATACTGGACTTTGTCTGTTAAAAGGATTTTAGGTACAATAAATTTAAGCGGAGTTTATTTCAGCAAAGGAATGGTTCATGAATCACGCAGGAAGCACCAGAACGGAAATCGGCTTGGGGCTTCGAGCTCTTAGGGTGGCCCCTAAGTGAGGCTCCTCAGTGGCTCCAGCTAGGCGACCGCCTGTTGTGGGGATGGTTCCCTCAGCGTCCCTAGTCATACAGCCAACTGGCTGCTGAGCTTTTTGGCATTGACTGTGGttggtttgttaatttttttaagtcagttcAAATGCCTCCAAGTTCGGTTTCTGTTTGCTTAGGGAAGGCCTCAGGCTAACCCCCGCCTTATTTGCTTTAACATGTCaaaaccataatttatttttcattttactttcctgGCATTAATAGAAGTAAATTCACATTTGTGTGTTATTCAGAAAGTCGGTTTAATTGGCAACCTATTTGTGATGgtgcataaaataatgttttttaatcaTTGGCATCTTCGATTAGATGAACTATGTTAACTCTCTTAAGCTTTGTTATTAACCCATAACAAgagttaagtttctttttttctcctaggctttGACCATTTAAAATACACTCAGGCATCTCGTAACGATGTTATACTTTCTGAGAAATCTatccttaggtgatttcatcttTGTGTGAACACTGTAGAGTGTCCTTATAAAACTTAAATGGTGTAGCCCACTCCACACCTAAGTTAcatagtatagcctattgctcccaggctacgaacctgtacagcatgtctcTGTACTGAATGCTGCAGTCAACTATAACACCATGGTGATTGTAGATTGTGATCccagaatatctgagacaggtcttagtcaatttagaaagcttattttgccaagattaaggacacacccttgacacagcctcaggaggtcctgacgacatgtgtccaaggtggccAGGGTAGAGCttgcttttgtacattttagggatAGATGAGACGTGTAAGATATACAGTCATTTGGCCCAGTAAGGCGGGACAACTGGAAGCAGGAAGTGGGGGTGCTTCCAGGTCAGAAGTAGGTTggagacaaaaggttgcattcttttgaatccttgatcagccttccactgaatacacaatttagtctggctcaatgaatctgcatttttacataaataatagggcagaggaagcaatcagatatgcatctgtCTCAGgtgagggatgactttgagtgctgtctgtcctttgtccaaaaggaaattctttgtgggcaaattgtgagtgaggtatgtagctttttatctttgtagctatcttagtTAGGAATAGAATGAGGGCAGGTTTGCCTGACATagctcccagcttgacttttcccttggcttagtgatttggggttcctgagatttattttcctttcatggtatcaaaacagagaaaaggtaaTGCTTTGAGCCATGAGCTTATGACAAGATGGCTAggaaggaatttttcagctccatttttatctcatgggaccaccatcatatgtaTGCAATGCATGAGTGTAAAATCACCATTTAGTTAAGTCAGCTTACACTAAGCTATGGACCCAGATGGTCCTGGGGCCTTTTTCCACTGGGAGATCTTTAAGGACCTTTCTTAGCTTTTCTATGCTAATTGGTATATTCATAGTTGCCTTATTTCAGTGCCCATTTTGttaatgtgtatttttactaGGAAATCACccattttttctaggtttccAGTTTGATGcaattatttgacttttaatttctcctctgtttttagttttgtacATAATTTTCCTATCAATTTTTGCACTCTTTTTTCcatcaacaatatttttaaaaaatacttttcagctttttttgaagaattgttATGTTTGACAATTTTTTATGACCTAATCATGACCGTAAATGATTTTTGATTAATTTCAGCTTAATGTCTTTTGTAGGGCACAactgttaaaatacaaaattacaacaaatgtggGTTTGCAGAtcttaattggctttttttttgtggttctaGAATCAGGCAGCAGTCCAGACCAAAAATGGTTCAGAATGATCTGCCACACAATATGTGCAGGTTAAATTTATAGCCagagaaaaaaagtgacatacagaaaacagaagtgaggtatagaggtggctggattggttacagaccTGGTTACAGCCCGGATTTGCCTTCTTGGAACTTGTTTTGAACAGCTGGCTGCCGGCCATTGACTGACACTCGGCTGATGTGATTGGCTGAACCGCCGCTATTTGTTACAATGATACATTCCCAAGTCAggttttcagtttgtttctaTAGTAAATTAGGTTgggattcttcttcttcttcttcttcttttttttttttttaggcggagtctcgctctgtcgcccaggctggagtgcagtggcgcgatctcagctcacagcaagctccgcctcccgggttcatgccattctcctgtcccggcctcccgagtagctgggactgcaggctgccGCCACCAagtcccgctaatttttttgtatttttttttttttagtagagactgggtt
Protein-coding sequences here:
- the LOC129397525 gene encoding putative protein FAM157B, yielding MGPSFTTIPGAHSGPMRPLPKKHVEPMTVRQLLLGNSTMIRHTCPMSVPLSRQVKEVAAQKPSEDIYKNRQQQQQQKLDLLFHQRIQISLWPGKQKRRKTEQHSHPFVKKEFRFSAGPGCGRPSSNKMLRSMGGGQRPMGLGSEFFRLLHDLHLLAFPTKCIWIHRRGEATARPRAPEHPAPPATAVRGRDAASQNLKRRPGSGTDALRLQGAEPSRLLRTYAGDASIPTGTPERTQPPPPQDPLGRRRWLYRNTWGPWPGTTQPPSPQLLRNDWGSCGFMVPEAARGKVFQDSQEGAHMRRETVSKSVCAEPWLHQRARDPAPNNFPLRCQKQRGASTSSVQHEGHVNLVFFIDSLTVIAVPDLRCRTKYSGVLH